The Lepisosteus oculatus isolate fLepOcu1 chromosome 4, fLepOcu1.hap2, whole genome shotgun sequence genome window below encodes:
- the LOC102691197 gene encoding ETS domain-containing transcription factor ERF-like produces MSDCIAGLGAGREARTSRRRTRPGPWEELRPRPLLLSAGLVYPEWAYKPDWTPGSRQIQLWHFILELLARDDLGAVIGWQGEWGEFVIRDPEEVARLWGARKGKPHMNYDKLSRALRYYYNKRILHKTKGKRFTYKFNFTKLILVNYPGWDLSALSRSSSGSSAYQVQSSLRNQFLQNLLFTQRALVNQISSRRAGCPGDVTCGVEGISKTPGLDRDVPHLPPLNPSLHFCPPFPGAPIPWPASRSRMEQEEEERAGGVPVKKESRKGSDQTRMGQWKTGFPVAV; encoded by the exons ATGAGCGACTGTATAGCTGGCCTGGGAGCCGGTCGGGAAGCGCGAACCAGTAGGAGACGGACGCGGCCGGGACCGTGGGAGGAGCTGAGACCCCGGCCCCTCCTCCTCTCCGCAGGGCTGGTGTACCCGGAGTGGGCCTACAAGCCCGACTGGACCCCCGGCTCCCGGCAGATCCAGCTGTGGCACTTCatcctggagctgctggcccGCGACGACCTGGGCGCCGTGATCGGCTGGCAGGGCGAGTGGGGGGAGTTCGTCATCCGGGACCCCGAGGAGGTGGCGCGGCTGTGGGGCGCGCGGAAGGGCAAGCCGCACATGAACTACGACAAGCTGAGCCGGGCGCTGCG GTACTATTACAACAAACGCATCCTTCACAAAACCAAAGGCAAGCGTTTCACGTACAAGTTCAACTTCACCAAGCTGATCCTGGTCAACTATCCGGGCTGGGACCTCAGCGCTCTGTCCAGAAGCTCGAGTGGGAGCAGCGCCTACCAGGTTCAGTCCAGCCTGCGAAACCAA TTCCTGCAGAACCTGCTGTTCACCCAGAGAGCCCTGGTGAACCAGATCAGCTCTCGGAGAGCAGGGTGTCCTGGTGACGTCACCTGTGGAGTGGAGGGGATATCAAAGACACCAGGGCTGGACAGAG ACGTCCCCCACCTGCCCCCCCTCAACCCCAGCCTGCACTTCTGCCCGCCCTTTCCGGGCGCGCCGATCCCCTGGCCAGCCAGCAGGAGCAGGATggagcaggaggaagaggagagggccGGCGGGGTCCCGGTGAAGAAGGAGAGCCGGAAGGGGAGTGACCAGACCAGGATGGGGCAGTGGAAGACCGGCTTCCCTGTTGCAGTTTGA